The Pygocentrus nattereri isolate fPygNat1 chromosome 1, fPygNat1.pri, whole genome shotgun sequence genome window below encodes:
- the tapbp.1 gene encoding TAP binding protein (tapasin), tandem duplicate 1 isoform X2, producing the protein MSNVSTIYKISVIAFALFVGASSSGCSVLECWFVQEKPGRGGGFSAAMSQEKSMIYVRTDPDSQKTQQKPPSDVDPSRIYHVIDPAATFCSPALQPPEGSLTRPQCEINPFTPQASMVKWAAALTETAQSPTYLDADWFSVAAQGLDGQLTLSNVMRASSASREPSVILSVSSKTASIRARLGQPVLLDCGFWVDPSSPLHGSGFAVEWRYQFRGEGRLVIAYDGKTDRFADTLETGADLDITSLYKSGNASLVLEEAQVRHSGTYICTVYLPHLLAQVAMELEIVEPPSLAIYPSPLPLSAPGQVVSVHCEASGFSPLSLNLGWEFTGADGKRRSLGQGSVTGHRQATDGTYSQSTRLELSSTKLGLGRGGEVTCVANHQGGSRRASVTLNIIGVSAPSIEDSMAMVAVALVLYGVIKVFFWTFKSTETNKSDPNDKKDK; encoded by the exons ATGTCTAACGTTTCGACAATTTACAAGATCTCTGTAATCGCCTTTGCATTGTTCGTCGGTG CCTCTAGTTCAGGATGTTCGGTGTTGGAGTGCTGGTTTGTGCAGGAGAAGCCAGGCCGTGGAGGGGGCTTCTCCGCTGCAATGAGCCAAGAGAAGTCCATGATCTATGTCAGAACAGACCCAGATAGTCAGAAGACCCAACAGAAACCTCCATCAGATGTCGATCCCTCCAGGATTTACCACGTCATAG ACCCTGCTGCCACTTTCTGCAGCCCTGCTCTCCAGCCGCCTGAAGGCTCTCTAACCAGACCTCAATGTGAGATAAACCCATTCACTCCTCAAGCATCTATGGTAAAATGGGCTGCAGCACTCACTGAGACAGCCCAGAGCCCCACCTACCTGGATGCTGATTGGTTTTCTGTAGCGGCACAGGGCCTTGATGGACAGCTAACACTGTCCAATGTGATGCGAGCATCATCTGCTTCTAGGGAACCAAGTG TAATCCTCAGTGTCTCCAGTAAAACTGCCTCAATCCGTGCTAGACTTGGGCAGCCCGTTCTTTTAGATTGTGGGTTCTGGGTAGACCCATCCTCCCCACTTCATGGTTCTGGCTTTGCTGTGGAGTGGCGCTACCAGTTCCGGGGTGAAGGGAGGCTGGTTATAGCCTATGACGGCAAGACTGATCGCTTTGCTGACACGTTGGAGACAGGTGCCGATTTGGACATCACCTCCCTTTATAAGTCAGGAAACGCATCTCTGGTACTGGAAGAGGCTCAAGTAAGGCATTCTGGGACCTATATCTGCACCGTTTACCTACCACACCTTCTGGCTCAGGTGGCCATGGAACTGGAGATAGTTG AGCCTCCATCTCTTGCCATCTATCCGTCCCCCCTTCCCCTCTCTGCACCTGGGCAAGTGGTGTCAGTTCACTGTGAGGCTTCTGGATTTTCGCCTCTTTCTCTGAACCTGGGCTGGGAATTCACGGGAGCTGATGGTAAAAGGCGATCCCTTGGACAAGGCAGTGTGACAGGTCACAGGCAGGCCACTGATGGTACCTACAGCCAGAGCACTCGTCTAGAGCTGTCTTCCACCAAGCTGGGTCTTGGCCGTGGTGGTGAGGTCACCTGCGTGGCCAATCACCAAGGAGGATCTAGACGCGCTAGTGTGACACTGAACATCATTG GCGTCAGTGCTCCTTCCATAGAGGACTCCATGGCAATGGTTGCTGTGGCACTTGTTCTGTATGGTGTGATAAAGGTTTTTTTCTGGACCTTCAAATCTACAG AAACCAACAAATCAGATCCAAACGATAAG AAGGACAAATAA
- the tapbp.1 gene encoding TAP binding protein (tapasin), tandem duplicate 1 isoform X1, with translation MSNVSTIYKISVIAFALFVGASSSGCSVLECWFVQEKPGRGGGFSAAMSQEKSMIYVRTDPDSQKTQQKPPSDVDPSRIYHVIDPAATFCSPALQPPEGSLTRPQCEINPFTPQASMVKWAAALTETAQSPTYLDADWFSVAAQGLDGQLTLSNVMRASSASREPSVILSVSSKTASIRARLGQPVLLDCGFWVDPSSPLHGSGFAVEWRYQFRGEGRLVIAYDGKTDRFADTLETGADLDITSLYKSGNASLVLEEAQVRHSGTYICTVYLPHLLAQVAMELEIVEPPSLAIYPSPLPLSAPGQVVSVHCEASGFSPLSLNLGWEFTGADGKRRSLGQGSVTGHRQATDGTYSQSTRLELSSTKLGLGRGGEVTCVANHQGGSRRASVTLNIIGVSAPSIEDSMAMVAVALVLYGVIKVFFWTFKSTVETNKSDPNDKKDK, from the exons ATGTCTAACGTTTCGACAATTTACAAGATCTCTGTAATCGCCTTTGCATTGTTCGTCGGTG CCTCTAGTTCAGGATGTTCGGTGTTGGAGTGCTGGTTTGTGCAGGAGAAGCCAGGCCGTGGAGGGGGCTTCTCCGCTGCAATGAGCCAAGAGAAGTCCATGATCTATGTCAGAACAGACCCAGATAGTCAGAAGACCCAACAGAAACCTCCATCAGATGTCGATCCCTCCAGGATTTACCACGTCATAG ACCCTGCTGCCACTTTCTGCAGCCCTGCTCTCCAGCCGCCTGAAGGCTCTCTAACCAGACCTCAATGTGAGATAAACCCATTCACTCCTCAAGCATCTATGGTAAAATGGGCTGCAGCACTCACTGAGACAGCCCAGAGCCCCACCTACCTGGATGCTGATTGGTTTTCTGTAGCGGCACAGGGCCTTGATGGACAGCTAACACTGTCCAATGTGATGCGAGCATCATCTGCTTCTAGGGAACCAAGTG TAATCCTCAGTGTCTCCAGTAAAACTGCCTCAATCCGTGCTAGACTTGGGCAGCCCGTTCTTTTAGATTGTGGGTTCTGGGTAGACCCATCCTCCCCACTTCATGGTTCTGGCTTTGCTGTGGAGTGGCGCTACCAGTTCCGGGGTGAAGGGAGGCTGGTTATAGCCTATGACGGCAAGACTGATCGCTTTGCTGACACGTTGGAGACAGGTGCCGATTTGGACATCACCTCCCTTTATAAGTCAGGAAACGCATCTCTGGTACTGGAAGAGGCTCAAGTAAGGCATTCTGGGACCTATATCTGCACCGTTTACCTACCACACCTTCTGGCTCAGGTGGCCATGGAACTGGAGATAGTTG AGCCTCCATCTCTTGCCATCTATCCGTCCCCCCTTCCCCTCTCTGCACCTGGGCAAGTGGTGTCAGTTCACTGTGAGGCTTCTGGATTTTCGCCTCTTTCTCTGAACCTGGGCTGGGAATTCACGGGAGCTGATGGTAAAAGGCGATCCCTTGGACAAGGCAGTGTGACAGGTCACAGGCAGGCCACTGATGGTACCTACAGCCAGAGCACTCGTCTAGAGCTGTCTTCCACCAAGCTGGGTCTTGGCCGTGGTGGTGAGGTCACCTGCGTGGCCAATCACCAAGGAGGATCTAGACGCGCTAGTGTGACACTGAACATCATTG GCGTCAGTGCTCCTTCCATAGAGGACTCCATGGCAATGGTTGCTGTGGCACTTGTTCTGTATGGTGTGATAAAGGTTTTTTTCTGGACCTTCAAATCTACAG TAGAAACCAACAAATCAGATCCAAACGATAAG AAGGACAAATAA
- the psmb13a gene encoding proteasome 20S subunit beta 13a, with protein MALSHVFESPVPGFNFENSTRNLLLEDALGEGKSNAPKPLKTGTTIAGVVCKDGVVLGADTRATSSEVVADKMCAKIHYIAPNIYCCGAGTAADTEKTTELLSSNLTIFSMNSGRNPRVVMAANILQNMLFRYHGAIGANLILGGVDCTGSHIYRVGPYGSMDKVPYLAMGSGDLAAMGVLEDRFKPRMEQEEAKTLVRDAIRAGIMSDLGSGNNIDICVITSKGVDYIRPYQESEYKDNRQKKYKYKPGTTPVLCEKVVRLELELVHETVQKMETS; from the exons ATGGCGCTCTCGCATGTTTTTGAATCACCTGTACCTGGTTTTAACTTCGAGAATTCGACCAG AAATCTTTTATTGGAGGACGCGCTGGGCGAAGGGAAAAGCAACGCGCCTAAACCTTTGAAGACTGGCACCACGATCGCAGGAGTGGTCTGTAAG GATGGCGTGGTCCTGGGCGCAGACACAAGGGCTACCTCCAGTGAAGTAGTAGCGGACAAAATGTGTGCCAAAATTCACTACATTGCCCCAAATATATA ttgtTGTGGAGCAGGGACTGCAGCAGACACTGAGAAAACTACAGAACTGCTCTCCTCCAACCTCACCATTTTCTCCATGAATAGTGGCAGAAACCCCAGAGTCGTCATGGCAGCTAATATCCTACAGAATATGCtcttcag GTATCATGGTGCGATTGGAGCAAATCTGATTCTGGGAGGGGTGGACTGCACTGGGAGCCACATCTACAGAGTGGGACCTTATGGGAGCATGGACAAGGTTCCATATCTTGCTATGG GATCTGGTGATTTAGCTGCTATGGGTGTACTGGAGGATAGGTTCAAACCCAGAATGGAG CAAGAGGAGGCCAAGACACTGGTGCGTGATGCCATCCGTGCAGGTATCATGAGTGACCTGGGTTCAGGGAACAACATAGACATATGTGTCATCACCAGCAAAGGGGTGGATTACATAAGACCCTATCAGGAATCTGAATACAAGGACAACAG gcaaaaaaagtataaatataagCCAGGTACAACTCCTGTTTTGTGTGAGAAGGTGGTTCGCTTGGAGCTGGAGCTTGTGCACGAGACAGTCCAGAAAATGGAAACATCCTGA
- the psmb8a gene encoding proteasome subunit beta type-8 isoform X2, whose translation MALLDVSGFSSFSGFGKHRQAQLVDRPNHYSFGAKSQEFAVPVGVDPSTFLKSCNCEDGVSIDMNHGTTTLAFKFRHGVIVAVDSRASAGSYIASKEANKVIEINPYLLGTMSGSAADCQYWERLLAKECRLYKLRNKQRISVSAASKLLSNMMLGYRGMGLSMGSMICGWDKKGPGLYYVDDNGTRLSGRMFSTGCGNSYAYGVVDSGYNEDMTVEEAYELGRRGIAHATHRDAYSGGVVNLYHMKEDGWIKVCKEDVSELIHRYRKGMF comes from the exons ATGGCTCTTTTAGATGTGAGCGGATTTTCGTCCTTTTCCGGATTCGGAAAACACAGGCAAGCACAGCTCGTGGACCGACCGAATCACTACAGTTTTGGGGCGAAATCTCAAGAATTTGCTGTTCCAGTTGGAGTTGAC CCCTCAACCTTTCTGAAATCATGCAACTGTGAGGATGGCGTATCAATCGACATGAACCATGGCACCACTACGCTGGCTTTCAAGTTCCGCCACGGTGTCATTGTGGCAGTTGACTCTAGGGCCTCAGCTGGTAGCTACATTG CATCAAAGGAGGCAAATAAAGTGATTGAGATCAACCCTTACCTGCTGGGCACAATGTCCGGCAGTGCAGCAGACTGTCAGTACTGGGAAAGACTTCTGGCTAAAGAGTGCAG GCTTTACAAGCTGCGGAACAAGCAAAGGATCTCGGTGTCTGCAGCTTCCAAGCTGCTGTCCAATATGATGCTAGGTTACAGAGGCATGGGCCTCTCCATGGGCAGCATGATCTGTGGCTGGGACAAGAAG GGTCCAGGTCTGTATTACGTTGATGATAACGGCACACGTCTCTCAGGCCGGATGTTTTCTACGGGCTGTGGGAACAGCTACGCGTACGGGGTAGTGGACAGTGGCTATAATGAAGACATGACAGTGGAAGAAGCATATGAGCTGGGTCGCCGTGGCATTGCTCATGCCACACACAGAGATGCCTACTCTGGTGGAGTTGTCAATT TGTATCACATGAAAGAAGATGGCTGGATCAAGGTGTGCAAGGAGGATGTGTCTGAGCTAATTCACCGCTACAGGAAGGGAATGTTCTGA
- the psmb8a gene encoding proteasome subunit beta type-8 isoform X1 — protein sequence MTQTGERSHWTVLRETCQIMALLDVSGFSSFSGFGKHRQAQLVDRPNHYSFGAKSQEFAVPVGVDPSTFLKSCNCEDGVSIDMNHGTTTLAFKFRHGVIVAVDSRASAGSYIASKEANKVIEINPYLLGTMSGSAADCQYWERLLAKECRLYKLRNKQRISVSAASKLLSNMMLGYRGMGLSMGSMICGWDKKGPGLYYVDDNGTRLSGRMFSTGCGNSYAYGVVDSGYNEDMTVEEAYELGRRGIAHATHRDAYSGGVVNLYHMKEDGWIKVCKEDVSELIHRYRKGMF from the exons ATGACGCAAACAGGCGAGCGCTCCCATTGGACAGTCCTGCGGGAAACTTGTCAG ATCATGGCTCTTTTAGATGTGAGCGGATTTTCGTCCTTTTCCGGATTCGGAAAACACAGGCAAGCACAGCTCGTGGACCGACCGAATCACTACAGTTTTGGGGCGAAATCTCAAGAATTTGCTGTTCCAGTTGGAGTTGAC CCCTCAACCTTTCTGAAATCATGCAACTGTGAGGATGGCGTATCAATCGACATGAACCATGGCACCACTACGCTGGCTTTCAAGTTCCGCCACGGTGTCATTGTGGCAGTTGACTCTAGGGCCTCAGCTGGTAGCTACATTG CATCAAAGGAGGCAAATAAAGTGATTGAGATCAACCCTTACCTGCTGGGCACAATGTCCGGCAGTGCAGCAGACTGTCAGTACTGGGAAAGACTTCTGGCTAAAGAGTGCAG GCTTTACAAGCTGCGGAACAAGCAAAGGATCTCGGTGTCTGCAGCTTCCAAGCTGCTGTCCAATATGATGCTAGGTTACAGAGGCATGGGCCTCTCCATGGGCAGCATGATCTGTGGCTGGGACAAGAAG GGTCCAGGTCTGTATTACGTTGATGATAACGGCACACGTCTCTCAGGCCGGATGTTTTCTACGGGCTGTGGGAACAGCTACGCGTACGGGGTAGTGGACAGTGGCTATAATGAAGACATGACAGTGGAAGAAGCATATGAGCTGGGTCGCCGTGGCATTGCTCATGCCACACACAGAGATGCCTACTCTGGTGGAGTTGTCAATT TGTATCACATGAAAGAAGATGGCTGGATCAAGGTGTGCAAGGAGGATGTGTCTGAGCTAATTCACCGCTACAGGAAGGGAATGTTCTGA